A single region of the Phycisphaerae bacterium RAS1 genome encodes:
- the walR gene encoding Transcriptional regulatory protein WalR has translation MTQRRILVIEDDPGIRRGVVDALTISGYHVLEAARGDTGLKAALSESFDLLLLDLVLPGRDGLAILEEVRRVRATTPVIILTARGEETDRLRGFRLGADDYVVKPFSVKELLARVEAVLRRSPERPVEVASVAFPGGSADLQRCELRFEDGARVELSERERDILRYLAASPSRAISREELLQRVWQVDPRGIETRTIDMTVARLREKLRDNAAEPRIVLTVRGKGYKLGAEVRSA, from the coding sequence ATGACCCAGCGCCGCATCCTGGTTATCGAAGATGACCCCGGCATCCGCCGCGGCGTGGTCGATGCGCTCACGATCAGCGGTTACCACGTGCTCGAAGCAGCCCGCGGCGACACGGGCCTCAAAGCCGCGCTCAGCGAGAGCTTCGACCTTCTTCTATTGGACCTGGTTCTTCCGGGCCGCGACGGACTGGCCATTCTCGAGGAAGTCCGTCGCGTGCGGGCGACGACGCCCGTCATCATCCTTACGGCCCGCGGCGAAGAGACGGACCGCTTGCGCGGCTTCCGGCTGGGCGCCGATGACTACGTGGTGAAGCCCTTCAGCGTGAAGGAGCTGCTGGCGCGCGTCGAAGCGGTGCTCCGCCGCAGCCCCGAGCGGCCCGTCGAAGTCGCATCGGTTGCTTTTCCGGGCGGCTCCGCCGATCTGCAGCGCTGCGAGCTTCGTTTCGAGGACGGCGCGCGGGTCGAGCTGTCCGAGCGCGAGCGCGACATCCTGCGCTACCTGGCCGCCAGCCCGTCCCGCGCCATATCGCGCGAAGAGCTGCTGCAGCGCGTCTGGCAGGTTGATCCGCGCGGCATCGAGACGCGCACCATCGACATGACCGTCGCCCGCCTGCGCGAGAAGCTGCGTGACAACGCCGCCGAGCCGCGCATCGTGCTCACCGTCCGCGGCAAGGGCTACAAGCTCGGGGCCGAGGTCCGCAGCGCATGA
- a CDS encoding YcfA-like protein encodes MKYRQLTKILEQDGWVLERIVGSHQQFRHPTKPGTVTLPAGGKMGKDVPPGTLNSVLKQAQLKRG; translated from the coding sequence GTGAAGTACCGACAACTGACTAAGATACTTGAACAGGACGGCTGGGTCTTGGAACGCATCGTCGGAAGCCATCAGCAATTTCGGCATCCGACCAAGCCCGGGACGGTGACGCTTCCGGCCGGCGGGAAAATGGGCAAAGATGTGCCTCCGGGGACGCTTAACAGCGTCCTGAAGCAAGCCCAGCTCAAGCGAGGATGA
- the glyQS gene encoding Glycine--tRNA ligase encodes MPGDVAFMEKLTALCKRRGFIFPSSEIYGGINGFWDYGPLGVELKRNIKNAWWQDMVTNPPVGPDGRQVEMVGLDCSIIMNPKVWEASGHLAGFADPMRKCGGCGHFVRADQLWEILASGSEWVNSLIQVFTPITGEFDTPRLLKWARGKGKQLAPNLALVRNPEVTLAWLATRINGQPDAPPTLQEITSYLATEQLHQTGLQEPCPRCGGPLGAPSAFKLMFESYAGVEQNEESKVYLRPETAQGIFANYKNVVDTSRVKLPFGIAQVGKAFRNEITPRNYTFRSREFEQMEIEFFCRDETAMDWYQFWRNTRYQWYITHGLRSEKLRLRDQDEKELAHYSKACADIEYLFPFSDEHQELEGCAHRGCFDLSQHSKHSGKDLSYFDDELWQKDAAKFPEKDAATKAKSGPPYRFLPMVIEPSAGADRATLAFLCEAYTEDTAPNDKGQAETRVVMKLHPRLAPIKAAFFPLVNKEGMPDIAEALFRDARKRFNAYFDDGGAIGRRYRRQDEAGTPFCITVDGQTLQDGTVTVRERDTLRQERVSKQQVVTWLAERVG; translated from the coding sequence ATGCCCGGCGACGTGGCTTTCATGGAAAAACTCACCGCGCTGTGCAAACGCCGCGGGTTCATCTTCCCGTCCAGCGAAATCTACGGCGGGATCAACGGCTTCTGGGATTACGGCCCGCTGGGGGTCGAGCTGAAGCGGAACATCAAGAACGCCTGGTGGCAGGACATGGTCACCAATCCGCCGGTGGGGCCGGACGGCCGGCAGGTCGAGATGGTCGGGCTGGATTGCTCGATCATCATGAATCCGAAGGTGTGGGAGGCGAGCGGGCACCTTGCAGGCTTCGCCGATCCGATGCGGAAGTGCGGCGGGTGCGGGCACTTCGTTCGCGCCGACCAATTGTGGGAGATTCTCGCGAGCGGATCGGAGTGGGTGAACTCGCTTATCCAGGTGTTCACTCCGATCACCGGTGAATTCGATACGCCGCGACTCTTGAAATGGGCGCGCGGAAAAGGGAAGCAGCTTGCGCCGAACCTCGCATTGGTGCGCAATCCGGAAGTAACGCTGGCGTGGCTGGCAACACGAATCAACGGCCAACCCGATGCGCCGCCAACGCTTCAGGAGATCACGAGCTATCTCGCAACCGAGCAGCTGCACCAGACGGGACTACAAGAGCCATGCCCTCGTTGCGGCGGCCCGCTCGGCGCGCCCTCGGCGTTCAAGCTCATGTTCGAGTCCTACGCCGGTGTCGAGCAGAACGAAGAGAGCAAAGTCTATTTGCGGCCGGAGACGGCACAGGGGATTTTTGCCAACTACAAAAATGTCGTTGACACGTCGCGCGTCAAGCTGCCATTTGGAATTGCGCAGGTTGGAAAGGCGTTTCGTAACGAAATAACCCCGCGCAACTACACCTTCCGCTCGCGCGAGTTCGAGCAGATGGAAATCGAGTTCTTCTGCCGCGACGAGACCGCCATGGACTGGTACCAGTTCTGGCGCAACACGCGCTACCAGTGGTATATCACCCACGGCCTTCGCAGCGAAAAGCTGCGGCTGCGCGACCAGGACGAAAAAGAGCTGGCGCATTACTCGAAGGCCTGCGCCGACATCGAGTATCTGTTCCCCTTCTCCGACGAGCACCAGGAGCTCGAAGGCTGCGCCCATCGCGGCTGCTTCGATCTTTCGCAGCACTCCAAGCACAGCGGCAAGGATTTGAGCTACTTCGACGACGAACTTTGGCAGAAAGACGCCGCCAAGTTCCCCGAGAAAGACGCCGCTACCAAGGCCAAGTCCGGCCCGCCTTACCGCTTCCTGCCGATGGTGATCGAGCCTTCCGCCGGGGCCGACCGGGCCACGCTGGCGTTTCTGTGCGAGGCGTATACCGAGGACACCGCGCCCAACGACAAGGGCCAGGCCGAGACGCGCGTCGTGATGAAGCTGCACCCGCGGCTCGCGCCGATCAAGGCCGCGTTTTTCCCGCTGGTCAACAAGGAAGGCATGCCGGATATCGCCGAGGCCCTCTTCCGCGACGCCCGCAAGCGCTTCAACGCCTACTTCGACGACGGCGGCGCGATCGGTCGCCGCTATCGCCGGCAGGACGAAGCCGGCACGCCCTTCTGCATCACGGTCGATGGCCAGACGCTTCAGGATGGGACGGTAACGGTGCGCGAGCGAGATACGCTCCGGCAGGAGCGCGTCAGCAAACAGCAGGTCGTCACCTGGCTGGCCGAACGCGTGGGGTGA
- the qdoI gene encoding Quercetin 2,3-dioxygenase has product MATFRQAAKHPFIHNNGEGEILNVVGDRIRILADSKASGGACVVFEEITAPGGGPPLHRHGRDDEWFFVIDGRAKFSVDGRETIVGPGGFVFAPRGCVHTFRNVGDGPSRMIISCVPGGLEGPFREADQLAREGRATPETLAAAFRKFDLEFVGPPLAG; this is encoded by the coding sequence ATGGCCACATTCCGGCAAGCCGCCAAGCACCCGTTCATCCACAACAACGGCGAAGGCGAGATTCTGAACGTTGTCGGCGACCGCATCCGCATTCTGGCGGATTCGAAAGCGAGCGGCGGGGCGTGCGTCGTCTTCGAGGAAATCACTGCGCCGGGGGGCGGGCCGCCGCTGCATCGGCACGGGCGCGACGATGAGTGGTTCTTCGTGATCGATGGGCGCGCCAAGTTCTCGGTCGATGGCCGTGAGACGATTGTCGGCCCCGGCGGGTTCGTTTTCGCTCCGCGCGGCTGCGTGCATACGTTCCGCAACGTCGGCGACGGGCCGTCGCGCATGATCATTTCGTGTGTGCCCGGCGGGCTGGAGGGTCCGTTCCGCGAGGCCGACCAGCTTGCGCGCGAGGGCCGCGCCACGCCGGAGACGCTGGCGGCGGCGTTTCGCAAGTTTGATCTTGAGTTCGTGGGGCCGCCGCTTGCCGGCTGA
- the kdpD gene encoding Sensor protein KdpD, translating to MSDQRPDPDALLARVEAEQPQPHRGRLKIFFGMSAGVGKTYAMLQEAQERRRSGTDVVAGYIETHKRPETDALRTGLEELPPRWVEYRGVRLREFDLDAALARKPGLILVDELAHTNAEGSRHIKRCQDVLELLDAGIDVYTTVNVQHIESLNDVVAQITGIPVRETVPDSIIERGDEIELVDIPPDDLIQRLREGKVYIADQVQRAVQQFFRRENLVALRELALRETAARVGEQVRVERAGRGETKPWATSDRLLVCVGPSPLSARVIRIARRMAAAAQAEWVAVSVETPGQSELASAQVRRNLKLAEQLGAEPAVLTGERVVDELLAYAVRHNITKIVIGKPSLPRWREWLRGSIVDELIRRSGEIDVHVVKGEPEQVVGALPRVTRRVATWQHYGVAAAVMSACTGVSALLSPYLSAVNLTMIYLAGVVFIGTRYSAGPSALASVLAALLFNFVFTEPYYTFAITDPTLIITFVTLLVTGLIVSGLTQRVRRQAEAIRTRYHRTFALYFMSRQLAAAASGESLARAAARHVADVFQGDTVVLVPDSQHQLAAAAQSGSFAAGPTNERAAAQWVFEHKKWAGWSTDTLPASAAIYLPLVASGRSLGVLALHPRQPERPLEPDQRHMLETFATQLAIALERAAFASEAETARREAETEQVRSSLLSCVSHDLRTPLAAIAGAASALVDDLPQLTDSMRRELAQSIAEEAGRLNQLVAKLLDMTRLESAGFRLQKDWYPLDELVGAALTRLSSGLRKHNVRTEIPADLPLLQADGPLIEETLGNLLENAARYTPPGSSITIRAGTAASGVLIEVIDDGPGLQPGTEKEIFRRFVRHRPRSDRQGTGLGLAICEAVVRLHGGEIGAENRPEGGARFWFRLPMGSHAPIVGRDSAESIPPTQPTAPEAVL from the coding sequence GTGAGCGATCAGCGCCCCGATCCCGACGCCCTCCTCGCCCGCGTCGAAGCGGAACAGCCTCAGCCGCATCGCGGCCGGCTGAAGATCTTCTTTGGCATGAGCGCCGGCGTCGGCAAGACGTACGCCATGCTCCAGGAAGCCCAGGAGCGCCGCCGATCCGGAACGGACGTGGTCGCCGGCTACATTGAAACACATAAGCGCCCCGAAACCGACGCCCTCAGAACAGGCCTGGAGGAACTGCCGCCGCGCTGGGTCGAGTATCGCGGCGTGCGGCTGCGGGAGTTTGATCTCGACGCCGCGCTCGCGCGTAAGCCGGGGCTGATTCTGGTCGACGAGCTGGCGCACACGAACGCGGAGGGCTCGCGGCACATCAAGCGCTGTCAGGACGTGCTGGAGCTTCTCGACGCCGGCATCGACGTGTACACCACGGTCAACGTCCAGCACATCGAGTCGCTCAACGACGTCGTCGCCCAGATCACCGGCATTCCGGTCCGGGAGACGGTTCCGGACTCCATTATCGAGCGGGGGGACGAGATCGAGCTGGTTGATATTCCGCCGGATGATCTGATTCAGCGCCTTCGCGAGGGAAAGGTCTACATCGCCGACCAGGTGCAGCGCGCCGTGCAGCAGTTTTTCAGGCGAGAGAATCTGGTCGCGCTGCGCGAACTGGCGCTGCGCGAGACGGCCGCGCGCGTCGGTGAGCAGGTTCGTGTCGAGCGCGCCGGCCGTGGGGAGACGAAGCCCTGGGCTACCTCCGATCGCCTGCTGGTCTGCGTCGGCCCCAGTCCGCTCTCCGCGCGCGTCATCCGGATCGCGCGCCGCATGGCGGCCGCGGCGCAGGCCGAGTGGGTCGCCGTGAGCGTCGAAACGCCGGGGCAATCGGAATTGGCGTCGGCGCAGGTGCGGCGCAATCTCAAGCTTGCCGAGCAGCTCGGCGCCGAGCCCGCGGTGCTCACCGGCGAGCGCGTCGTGGACGAGCTCCTGGCGTACGCCGTTCGCCACAACATCACGAAAATCGTCATCGGCAAGCCGTCGCTGCCGCGCTGGCGCGAGTGGCTGCGCGGTTCGATCGTGGACGAATTGATCCGCCGCAGCGGCGAGATCGACGTGCACGTGGTGAAGGGCGAGCCCGAGCAGGTGGTGGGCGCGCTTCCGCGGGTGACGCGGCGCGTCGCGACCTGGCAGCACTACGGCGTCGCGGCGGCCGTCATGAGCGCCTGCACGGGTGTGTCGGCGTTGTTGTCGCCTTACCTTTCGGCCGTCAACCTGACGATGATCTACCTGGCAGGCGTGGTGTTCATCGGGACGCGCTATTCCGCCGGCCCTTCGGCCCTCGCCTCCGTGCTCGCCGCGCTGCTGTTCAACTTCGTCTTCACCGAGCCGTATTACACGTTTGCGATCACCGATCCGACGCTCATCATCACGTTCGTCACACTCCTGGTGACGGGCCTGATCGTCAGCGGATTGACGCAGCGCGTCCGCCGGCAGGCCGAGGCGATCCGGACGCGGTATCACCGCACGTTCGCGCTGTATTTCATGAGCCGTCAACTCGCGGCCGCGGCCAGCGGCGAGTCGCTCGCGCGGGCGGCGGCGCGGCACGTGGCGGACGTGTTCCAGGGCGACACGGTCGTCCTTGTCCCGGATTCGCAGCATCAGCTTGCGGCGGCCGCCCAATCGGGCAGTTTCGCCGCGGGCCCGACCAACGAGCGCGCCGCGGCGCAGTGGGTATTCGAGCACAAGAAATGGGCCGGCTGGAGCACGGACACGCTTCCGGCCTCCGCGGCGATCTACCTGCCGCTGGTCGCATCCGGCCGGTCGCTGGGCGTGCTGGCCCTGCATCCGCGGCAGCCTGAGAGGCCGCTTGAGCCGGATCAACGGCACATGTTGGAGACGTTCGCGACGCAGCTTGCGATCGCCCTGGAGCGAGCGGCGTTCGCCTCGGAGGCGGAGACCGCGCGGCGCGAGGCCGAGACGGAGCAGGTGCGCAGTTCGCTGCTGAGCTGTGTTTCTCACGACCTTCGCACGCCGCTGGCCGCCATCGCCGGAGCCGCGAGCGCGCTGGTCGACGATCTGCCGCAGTTGACCGACTCGATGCGGCGGGAGTTGGCGCAGTCCATCGCCGAGGAAGCCGGGCGATTGAATCAGCTCGTCGCCAAGCTTCTGGACATGACCCGGCTGGAGTCGGCCGGCTTCCGGCTTCAGAAGGACTGGTATCCGCTTGATGAACTCGTGGGAGCTGCTTTGACGCGGCTGAGTTCCGGCCTGCGGAAGCACAACGTCAGAACAGAAATCCCCGCGGATCTTCCGCTCCTGCAAGCGGACGGACCGCTCATCGAGGAAACGCTCGGGAATCTGCTGGAGAATGCGGCCCGCTACACGCCGCCCGGCTCCAGCATCACCATTCGCGCCGGCACGGCGGCCAGCGGCGTGTTGATCGAAGTGATCGACGACGGACCGGGGCTGCAGCCGGGGACGGAAAAGGAGATCTTCCGCCGATTTGTGCGGCATCGCCCGCGGAGCGATCGCCAGGGCACCGGACTTGGTCTGGCGATCTGCGAGGCAGTGGTGCGGCTGCACGGCGGCGAGATCGGCGCTGAAAACCGGCCGGAGGGAGGCGCCCGCTTCTGGTTCAGGCTTCCCATGGGTTCGCACGCGCCGATCGTCGGACGCGACTCCGCCGAATCCATCCCGCCCACGCAGCCGACCGCGCCGGAGGCCGTCCTGTGA
- a CDS encoding Cupin domain protein has translation MKTVNLKEKLAGFTEHWSPKIVGELNGQYVKLVKFAGEYVWHHHADEDELFLVLEGRIEIHFRDRVVALREGEFCIVPRGVEHKPAAAAQASVLLFEPATTRNTGNVDHAYTIEADALERI, from the coding sequence ATGAAAACCGTCAATTTGAAAGAAAAACTCGCCGGCTTCACGGAGCACTGGTCGCCGAAGATCGTGGGCGAGCTGAACGGGCAGTACGTCAAGCTGGTCAAGTTCGCCGGTGAGTACGTCTGGCATCACCACGCGGACGAGGACGAGCTGTTTCTCGTGCTGGAAGGGCGGATCGAGATTCACTTCCGCGACCGCGTCGTGGCGCTGCGCGAGGGTGAATTCTGCATTGTGCCCCGCGGCGTCGAGCACAAACCGGCGGCCGCAGCACAGGCCAGCGTGCTTCTGTTCGAGCCGGCGACGACGCGCAACACGGGAAACGTCGATCATGCGTACACGATCGAGGCCGACGCGCTTGAGCGTATTTGA
- the kdpE gene encoding KDP operon transcriptional regulatory protein KdpE, giving the protein MTAAPAIVLLVEDEVSIRRFLRPAIDAAGWSLIEAETGQKSLLEASQSRPDVIILDLGLPDMDGIEVVGRVREWSTVPIIVLSARGQEKDKIAALDAGADDYVQKPFSIGELVARIRVALRHAAGRAQPSATLVAGDIVLDLVRRTVTRSGQGVHLTPIEYKLLTTLAGHAGLVMTHRQLLREVWGPGHAEDSTYLRMFVRQLRQKLEHDPAQPKHLLTEVGVGYRFVTWCS; this is encoded by the coding sequence GTGACCGCCGCACCGGCCATCGTGCTTCTTGTTGAGGACGAAGTTTCGATTCGCCGCTTCCTCCGTCCGGCGATCGATGCGGCCGGATGGAGCCTGATCGAGGCGGAAACGGGGCAGAAGAGCCTGCTTGAAGCGTCCCAGAGCCGACCGGACGTGATCATCCTCGACCTGGGCCTGCCGGACATGGATGGGATCGAGGTCGTCGGGCGCGTTCGCGAATGGTCAACCGTGCCGATCATCGTTCTTTCCGCGCGCGGGCAGGAGAAGGACAAGATCGCGGCGCTCGACGCGGGCGCGGACGACTACGTTCAGAAGCCGTTCAGCATTGGCGAACTCGTCGCCCGCATCCGCGTCGCGCTGCGCCATGCGGCCGGCCGCGCCCAGCCGTCCGCGACCCTGGTGGCCGGCGACATCGTCCTCGACCTGGTGCGGCGAACCGTCACACGCAGCGGTCAGGGCGTTCATCTGACGCCGATCGAATACAAGCTGCTGACCACGTTGGCCGGACACGCCGGCCTGGTCATGACGCATCGGCAGCTTCTTCGCGAGGTGTGGGGACCGGGGCATGCAGAAGACTCGACCTATCTTCGCATGTTCGTTCGGCAGCTCCGTCAGAAGCTCGAGCACGACCCCGCCCAGCCGAAGCACTTGCTGACCGAGGTCGGTGTCGGATACCGATTCGTCACCTGGTGTAGCTAG
- the phoR_2 gene encoding Alkaline phosphatase synthesis sensor protein PhoR yields the protein MSRPRVVAAVFAACVILLLAAIARLTATVAALDRAESAARWKADSEERIRTALWRMETTVAAFIAQERAVPYFAYTPFYSANSVYSRMIAEPSDDGALVPSPLLTSPSRFVKLYFQFLPDGNLASPQVPGDVQRAALWVSPGQVEQAAQRLSRFAERVGAAEILARLPENGAASLQQQAETPAADEPPQQQFQSAEALEQRQQLANQREFRARSQTYGQIGQRQSKTGPELSSLDVIEGPFYPLWVDELLLLARVVQIGPQRYVQGCWLDWDELAPALRQQTTDLLPSASVAPASGDGDADGGRRLAGLPLRLVVSQTPPATAGLRPDARLSILLTWSGALIAAVAVGGLLLGAVQLSERRAAFVSAVTHELRTPLTTFQLYADMLAGGMVPDEEKQKLYLDTLSTEALRLGHLVENVLAYARLERRGGRSRAERVDVSRLLEWVRPRLEQRAGQAGMTLVVSPEDAAGVCVVADVSAVEQVLFNLVDNACKYAARAEDRRILISAHAPGGRASLRLGDWRVRISVRDFGPGVADLGRKLFQPFHKSAREAAESAPGVGLGLALSRRLARAMGGDLRLANSAGGTCFELLLPRAGD from the coding sequence ATGAGCCGCCCGCGCGTCGTCGCCGCCGTCTTCGCCGCTTGCGTCATTCTGCTGCTGGCGGCGATTGCGCGGCTCACCGCGACAGTCGCCGCGCTGGACCGGGCCGAGTCCGCCGCCCGCTGGAAGGCGGATTCGGAGGAGCGGATTCGCACCGCTCTCTGGCGAATGGAAACGACGGTGGCCGCCTTCATCGCCCAGGAGCGGGCCGTCCCCTATTTCGCGTACACGCCTTTCTATTCGGCCAACAGCGTCTATTCGCGGATGATCGCCGAGCCGTCCGATGACGGGGCCCTCGTTCCATCGCCGCTGCTCACGTCGCCGTCGAGATTCGTGAAGCTGTATTTTCAGTTTCTGCCTGATGGGAACCTCGCGTCGCCGCAGGTTCCCGGCGACGTGCAGCGGGCGGCCCTGTGGGTCAGCCCGGGGCAGGTCGAGCAGGCGGCGCAGCGCTTGAGCCGCTTCGCCGAGCGTGTCGGCGCCGCGGAAATCCTCGCGCGCCTCCCGGAAAACGGCGCTGCGTCGCTGCAACAGCAGGCTGAAACACCCGCGGCGGACGAGCCGCCGCAGCAGCAGTTTCAGTCCGCCGAGGCCCTGGAGCAGCGGCAGCAGCTTGCCAACCAGCGCGAGTTTCGCGCGCGGTCGCAGACGTACGGGCAGATCGGCCAGCGGCAATCCAAGACCGGGCCGGAGCTGTCCTCGCTCGATGTGATCGAAGGGCCATTCTATCCGCTCTGGGTGGACGAACTGCTGCTCCTGGCGCGCGTGGTTCAGATCGGGCCGCAGCGCTACGTGCAGGGTTGCTGGCTCGACTGGGATGAACTCGCCCCGGCGCTCCGGCAGCAAACCACCGACCTGCTGCCGAGCGCGTCGGTCGCGCCGGCGAGCGGCGACGGCGACGCCGACGGCGGGCGGCGACTGGCCGGCCTCCCGCTCCGGCTTGTGGTAAGCCAAACGCCGCCCGCAACCGCCGGACTGCGCCCGGACGCGCGGCTGTCGATCCTGCTCACGTGGAGCGGTGCGCTCATTGCGGCGGTCGCGGTCGGCGGCCTCCTGCTGGGTGCGGTGCAGCTCAGCGAGCGCCGCGCCGCCTTCGTCTCGGCGGTCACGCACGAGCTGCGCACGCCGCTGACCACGTTTCAGCTTTACGCCGACATGCTCGCGGGCGGCATGGTCCCCGATGAAGAAAAGCAGAAGCTCTACCTCGACACGCTTTCGACCGAAGCCCTGCGGCTGGGGCATCTGGTCGAGAATGTTCTGGCCTACGCGCGCCTGGAGCGCCGCGGCGGCAGGTCGCGCGCCGAGCGGGTCGATGTCTCGCGCCTGCTCGAGTGGGTCCGCCCGCGGCTGGAGCAGCGCGCCGGTCAAGCCGGCATGACGCTGGTCGTGTCGCCCGAGGACGCGGCCGGCGTGTGCGTCGTGGCCGACGTGAGCGCGGTCGAGCAGGTACTCTTCAACCTGGTGGACAACGCCTGCAAGTACGCCGCGCGCGCCGAGGACCGCCGCATCCTGATTTCCGCGCATGCTCCGGGGGGGCGGGCGTCCCTGCGGCTGGGCGATTGGCGCGTGCGGATCAGCGTGCGTGACTTCGGTCCCGGCGTGGCCGACCTGGGCCGCAAGCTGTTCCAGCCGTTTCACAAGTCCGCGCGTGAAGCGGCCGAGAGTGCGCCGGGCGTCGGTTTGGGGCTGGCCCTCAGCCGCCGGCTGGCGCGGGCGATGGGAGGTGACTTGCGGCTGGCGAATTCCGCGGGCGGGACGTGCTTTGAGTTGCTGCTGCCGCGGGCCGGCGACTAA